In Nomascus leucogenys isolate Asia chromosome 8, Asia_NLE_v1, whole genome shotgun sequence, a single genomic region encodes these proteins:
- the GRIN1 gene encoding glutamate receptor ionotropic, NMDA 1 isoform X1 — protein sequence MSTMRLLTLALLFSCSVARAACDPKIVNIGAVLSTRKHEQMFREAVNQANKRHGSWKIQLNATSVTHKPNAIQMALSVCEDLISSQVYAILVSHPPTPNDHFTPTPVSYTAGFYRIPVLGLTTRMSIYSDKSIHLSFLRTVPPYSHQSSVWFEMMRVYSWNHIILLVSDDHEGRAAQKRLETLLEERESKSKKRNYENLDQLSYDNKRGPKAEKVLQFDPGTKNVTALLMEAKELEARVIILSASEDDAATVYRAAAMLNMTGSGYVWLVGEREISGNALRYAPDGILGLQLINGKNESAHISDAVGVVAQAVHELLEKENITDPPRGCVGNTNIWKTGPLFKRVLMSSKYADGVTGRVEFNEDGDRKFANYSIMNLQNRKLVQVGIYNGTHVIPNDRKIIWPGGETEKPRGYQMSTRLKIVTIHQEPFVYVKPTLSDGTCKEEFTVNGDPVKKVICTGPNDTSPGSPRHTVPQCCYGFCIDLLIKLARTMNFTYEVHLVADGKFGTQERVNNSNKKEWNGMMGELLSGQADMIVAPLTINNERAQYIEFSKPFKYQGLTILVKKEIPRSTLDSFMQPFQSTLWLLVGLSVHVVAVMLYLLDRFSPFGRFKVNSEEEEEDALTLSSAMWFSWGVLLNSGIGEGAPRSFSARILGMVWAGFAMIIVASYTANLAAFLVLDRPEERITGINDPRLRNPSDKFIYATVKQSSVDIYFRRQVELSTMYRHMEKHNYESAAEAIQAVRDNKLHAFIWDSAVLEFEASQKCDLVTTGELFFRSGFGIGMRKDSPWKQNVSLSILKSHENGFMEDLDKTWVRYQECDSRSNAPATLTFENMAGVFMLVAGGIVAGIFLIFIEIAYKRHKDARRKQMQLAFAAVNVWRKNLQDRKSGRAEPDPKKKATFRAITSTLASSFKRRRSSKDTVRGRAPQSRVRLHLPCPACVSRPITPPRTLGSCGPLCPCLPAAAALPSPPTLLSLTLWTFLPGPPGSSAFPVCLR from the exons ATGAGCACCATGCGCCTGCTGACGCTCGCCCTGCTGTTCTCCTGCTCCGTTGCCCGTGCGGCGTGCGACCCCAAGATCGTCAACATTGGCGCGGTGCTGAGCACGCGGAAGCACGAGCAGATGTTCCGCGAAGCCGTGAACCAGGCCAACAAGCGGCACGGCTCCTGGAAGATTCAGCTCAATGCCACCTCCGTCACGCACAAGCCCAACGCCATCCAGATGGCTCTTTCGGTGTGCGAGGACCTCATCTCCAGCCAG GTCTACGCCATCCTAGTTAGCCATCCACCTACCCCCAACGACCACTTCACTCCCACCCCTGTCTCCTACACAGCCGGCTTCTACCGCATCCCCGTGCTGGGGCTGACCACCCGCATGTCCATCTACTCGGACAAG AGCATCCACCTGAGCTTCCTGCGCACCGTGCCGCCCTACTCCCACCAGTCGAGCGTGTGGTTTGAGATGATGCGTGTCTACAGCTGGAACCACATCATCCTGCTGGTCAGCGACGACCACGAGGGCCGGGCGGCTCAGAAGCGCCTGGAGACGCTGCTGGAGGAGCGTGAGTCCAAG AGTAAAAAAAGGAACTATGAAAACCTCGACCAACTGTCCTATGACAACAAGCGCGGACCCAAG GCAGAGAAGGTGCTGCAGTTTGACCCAGGGACCAAGAACGTGACGGCCCTGCTGATGGAGGCGAAAGAGCTGGAAGCCCGGGTCATCATCCTTTCTGCCAG CGAGGACGATGCTGCCACTGTATACCGCGCAGCCGCAATGCTGAACATGACGGGCTCCGGGTACGTGTGGCTGGTCGGGGAGCGCGAGATCTCGGGGAACGCCCTGCGCTACGCCCCGGACG GTATCCTCGGGCTGCAGCTCATTAACGGCAAGAACGAGTCGGCCCACATCAGCGACGCCGTGGGCGTGGTGGCCCAGGCCGTGCACGAGCTCCTCGAGAAGGAGAACATCACCGACCCGCCGCGGGGCTGCGTGGGCAACACCAACATCTGGAAGACCGGGCCGCTCTTTAAGAG AGTGCTGATGTCTTCCAAGTATGCGGACGGGGTGACCGGTCGTGTGGAGTTCAATGAGGATGGGGACCGGAAGTTCGCCAACTACAGCATCATGAACCTGCAGAACCGCAAGCTGGTGCAAGTGGGCATCTACAACGGCACCCAT GTCATCCCTAATGACAGGAAGATCATCTGGCCAGGCGGAGAGACAGAGAAGCCTCGAGGGTACCAGATGTCCACCAGACTGAAG aTTGTGACGATCCACCAGGAGCCCTTCGTGTACGTCAAGCCCACGCTGAGTGATGGGACATGCAAGGAGGAGTTCACAGTCAACGGCGACCCAGTCAAGAAGGTGATCTGCACCGGGCCCAATGACACGTCGCCGGGCAGCC CCCGCCACACGGTGCCTCAGTGTTGCTACGGCTTTTGCATCGACCTGCTCATCAAGCTGGCACGGACCATGAACTTCACCTACGAGGTGCACCTGGTGGCAGATGGCAAGTTCGGCACACAGGAGCGG GtgaacaacagcaacaagaaggagtggaatgggatgatGGGCGAGCTGCTCAGCGGGCAGGCGGACATGATCGTGGCGCCGCTAACCATAAACAACGAGCGCGCGCAGTACATCGAGTTTTCCAAGCCCTTCAAGTACCAGGGCCTGACTATTCTGGTCAAGAAG GAGATCCCCCGGAGCACGCTGGACTCGTTCATGCAGCCGTTCCAGAGCACACTGTGGCTGCTGGTGGGGCTGTCGGTGCACGTGGTGGCCGTGATGCTGTACCTGCTGGACCGCTTCAG CCCCTTCGGCCGGTTCAAGGTGAAcagcgaggaggaggaggaggacgcaTTGACCCTGTCCTCGGCCATGTGGTTCTCCTGGGGCGTCCTGCTCAACTCCGGCATCGGGGAAG GCGCCCCCAGAAGCTTCTCGGCGCGCATCCTGGGCATGGTGTGGGCCGGCTTTGCCATGATCATCGTGGCCTCCTACACCGCCAACCTGGCGGCCTTCCTGGTGCTGGACCGGCCGGAGGAGCGCATCACGGGCATCAACGACCCTCGG CTGAGGAACCCCTCGGACAAATTTATCTACGCCACGGTGAAGCAGAGCTCCGTGGACATCTACTTCCGGCGCCAGGTGGAGCTGAGCACCATGTACCGGCATATGGAGAAGCACAACTACGAGAGTGCGGCGGAGGCCATCCAGGCCGTGAGAGACAA CAAGCTGCATGCCTTCATCTGGGACTCCGCGGTGCTGGAGTTCGAGGCCTCGCAGAAGTGCGACCTGGTGACGACTGGAGAGCTGTTCTTCCGCTCGGGCTTCGGCATAGGCATGCGCAAAGACAGCCCCTGGAAGCAGAACGTCTCCCTGTCCATCCTCAA GTCCCATGAGAATGGCTTCATGGAAGACCTGGACAAGACGTGGGTTCGGTATCAGGAATGTGACTCGCGCAGCAACGCCCCTGCGACCCTTACTTTTGAGAACATGGCAG GGGTCTTCATGCTAGTAGCTGGGGGCATCGTGGCCGGGATCTTCCTGATTTTCATTGAGATTGCCTACAAGCGGCACAAGGATGCTCGCCGGAAGCAGATGCAGCTGGCCTTTGCAGCCGTGAACGTGTGGAGGAAGAACCTGCAG GATAGAAAGAGTGGTAGAGCAGAGCCTGACCCTAAAAAGAAAGCCACATTTAGGGCTATCACCTCCACCCTGGCTTCCAGCTTCAAGAGACGTAGGTCCTCCAAAGACACGGTAAGGGGGAGAGCACCCCAGTCCCGCGTCCGACtccacctgccctgccctgcgTGTGTCTCCCGCCCCATCACCCCGCCCCGGACCCTGGGCTCCTGTGGCCCACTCTGCCCCTGTCTCCCTGCGGCGGCCGCTCTGCCCAGCCCGCCCACGctgctctctctcactctctggaCCTTTCTCCCCGGCCCTCCTGGGTCCTCGGCTTTCCCCGTGTGTCTCCGTTAG
- the GRIN1 gene encoding glutamate receptor ionotropic, NMDA 1 isoform X5, which produces MSTMRLLTLALLFSCSVARAACDPKIVNIGAVLSTRKHEQMFREAVNQANKRHGSWKIQLNATSVTHKPNAIQMALSVCEDLISSQVYAILVSHPPTPNDHFTPTPVSYTAGFYRIPVLGLTTRMSIYSDKSIHLSFLRTVPPYSHQSSVWFEMMRVYSWNHIILLVSDDHEGRAAQKRLETLLEERESKAEKVLQFDPGTKNVTALLMEAKELEARVIILSASEDDAATVYRAAAMLNMTGSGYVWLVGEREISGNALRYAPDGILGLQLINGKNESAHISDAVGVVAQAVHELLEKENITDPPRGCVGNTNIWKTGPLFKRVLMSSKYADGVTGRVEFNEDGDRKFANYSIMNLQNRKLVQVGIYNGTHVIPNDRKIIWPGGETEKPRGYQMSTRLKIVTIHQEPFVYVKPTLSDGTCKEEFTVNGDPVKKVICTGPNDTSPGSPRHTVPQCCYGFCIDLLIKLARTMNFTYEVHLVADGKFGTQERVNNSNKKEWNGMMGELLSGQADMIVAPLTINNERAQYIEFSKPFKYQGLTILVKKEIPRSTLDSFMQPFQSTLWLLVGLSVHVVAVMLYLLDRFSPFGRFKVNSEEEEEDALTLSSAMWFSWGVLLNSGIGEGAPRSFSARILGMVWAGFAMIIVASYTANLAAFLVLDRPEERITGINDPRLRNPSDKFIYATVKQSSVDIYFRRQVELSTMYRHMEKHNYESAAEAIQAVRDNKLHAFIWDSAVLEFEASQKCDLVTTGELFFRSGFGIGMRKDSPWKQNVSLSILKSHENGFMEDLDKTWVRYQECDSRSNAPATLTFENMAGVFMLVAGGIVAGIFLIFIEIAYKRHKDARRKQMQLAFAAVNVWRKNLQDRKSGRAEPDPKKKATFRAITSTLASSFKRRRSSKDTSTGGGRGALQNQKDTVLPRRAIEREEGQLQLCSRHRES; this is translated from the exons ATGAGCACCATGCGCCTGCTGACGCTCGCCCTGCTGTTCTCCTGCTCCGTTGCCCGTGCGGCGTGCGACCCCAAGATCGTCAACATTGGCGCGGTGCTGAGCACGCGGAAGCACGAGCAGATGTTCCGCGAAGCCGTGAACCAGGCCAACAAGCGGCACGGCTCCTGGAAGATTCAGCTCAATGCCACCTCCGTCACGCACAAGCCCAACGCCATCCAGATGGCTCTTTCGGTGTGCGAGGACCTCATCTCCAGCCAG GTCTACGCCATCCTAGTTAGCCATCCACCTACCCCCAACGACCACTTCACTCCCACCCCTGTCTCCTACACAGCCGGCTTCTACCGCATCCCCGTGCTGGGGCTGACCACCCGCATGTCCATCTACTCGGACAAG AGCATCCACCTGAGCTTCCTGCGCACCGTGCCGCCCTACTCCCACCAGTCGAGCGTGTGGTTTGAGATGATGCGTGTCTACAGCTGGAACCACATCATCCTGCTGGTCAGCGACGACCACGAGGGCCGGGCGGCTCAGAAGCGCCTGGAGACGCTGCTGGAGGAGCGTGAGTCCAAG GCAGAGAAGGTGCTGCAGTTTGACCCAGGGACCAAGAACGTGACGGCCCTGCTGATGGAGGCGAAAGAGCTGGAAGCCCGGGTCATCATCCTTTCTGCCAG CGAGGACGATGCTGCCACTGTATACCGCGCAGCCGCAATGCTGAACATGACGGGCTCCGGGTACGTGTGGCTGGTCGGGGAGCGCGAGATCTCGGGGAACGCCCTGCGCTACGCCCCGGACG GTATCCTCGGGCTGCAGCTCATTAACGGCAAGAACGAGTCGGCCCACATCAGCGACGCCGTGGGCGTGGTGGCCCAGGCCGTGCACGAGCTCCTCGAGAAGGAGAACATCACCGACCCGCCGCGGGGCTGCGTGGGCAACACCAACATCTGGAAGACCGGGCCGCTCTTTAAGAG AGTGCTGATGTCTTCCAAGTATGCGGACGGGGTGACCGGTCGTGTGGAGTTCAATGAGGATGGGGACCGGAAGTTCGCCAACTACAGCATCATGAACCTGCAGAACCGCAAGCTGGTGCAAGTGGGCATCTACAACGGCACCCAT GTCATCCCTAATGACAGGAAGATCATCTGGCCAGGCGGAGAGACAGAGAAGCCTCGAGGGTACCAGATGTCCACCAGACTGAAG aTTGTGACGATCCACCAGGAGCCCTTCGTGTACGTCAAGCCCACGCTGAGTGATGGGACATGCAAGGAGGAGTTCACAGTCAACGGCGACCCAGTCAAGAAGGTGATCTGCACCGGGCCCAATGACACGTCGCCGGGCAGCC CCCGCCACACGGTGCCTCAGTGTTGCTACGGCTTTTGCATCGACCTGCTCATCAAGCTGGCACGGACCATGAACTTCACCTACGAGGTGCACCTGGTGGCAGATGGCAAGTTCGGCACACAGGAGCGG GtgaacaacagcaacaagaaggagtggaatgggatgatGGGCGAGCTGCTCAGCGGGCAGGCGGACATGATCGTGGCGCCGCTAACCATAAACAACGAGCGCGCGCAGTACATCGAGTTTTCCAAGCCCTTCAAGTACCAGGGCCTGACTATTCTGGTCAAGAAG GAGATCCCCCGGAGCACGCTGGACTCGTTCATGCAGCCGTTCCAGAGCACACTGTGGCTGCTGGTGGGGCTGTCGGTGCACGTGGTGGCCGTGATGCTGTACCTGCTGGACCGCTTCAG CCCCTTCGGCCGGTTCAAGGTGAAcagcgaggaggaggaggaggacgcaTTGACCCTGTCCTCGGCCATGTGGTTCTCCTGGGGCGTCCTGCTCAACTCCGGCATCGGGGAAG GCGCCCCCAGAAGCTTCTCGGCGCGCATCCTGGGCATGGTGTGGGCCGGCTTTGCCATGATCATCGTGGCCTCCTACACCGCCAACCTGGCGGCCTTCCTGGTGCTGGACCGGCCGGAGGAGCGCATCACGGGCATCAACGACCCTCGG CTGAGGAACCCCTCGGACAAATTTATCTACGCCACGGTGAAGCAGAGCTCCGTGGACATCTACTTCCGGCGCCAGGTGGAGCTGAGCACCATGTACCGGCATATGGAGAAGCACAACTACGAGAGTGCGGCGGAGGCCATCCAGGCCGTGAGAGACAA CAAGCTGCATGCCTTCATCTGGGACTCCGCGGTGCTGGAGTTCGAGGCCTCGCAGAAGTGCGACCTGGTGACGACTGGAGAGCTGTTCTTCCGCTCGGGCTTCGGCATAGGCATGCGCAAAGACAGCCCCTGGAAGCAGAACGTCTCCCTGTCCATCCTCAA GTCCCATGAGAATGGCTTCATGGAAGACCTGGACAAGACGTGGGTTCGGTATCAGGAATGTGACTCGCGCAGCAACGCCCCTGCGACCCTTACTTTTGAGAACATGGCAG GGGTCTTCATGCTAGTAGCTGGGGGCATCGTGGCCGGGATCTTCCTGATTTTCATTGAGATTGCCTACAAGCGGCACAAGGATGCTCGCCGGAAGCAGATGCAGCTGGCCTTTGCAGCCGTGAACGTGTGGAGGAAGAACCTGCAG GATAGAAAGAGTGGTAGAGCAGAGCCTGACCCTAAAAAGAAAGCCACATTTAGGGCTATCACCTCCACCCTGGCTTCCAGCTTCAAGAGACGTAGGTCCTCCAAAGACACG AGCACCGGGGGTGGACGCGGCGCTTTGCAAAACCAAAAAGACACAGTGCTGCCGCGACGCGCTATTGAGAGGGAGGAGGGCCAGCTGCAGCTGTGTTCCCGTCATAGGGAGAGCTGA
- the GRIN1 gene encoding glutamate receptor ionotropic, NMDA 1 isoform X7 produces MSTMRLLTLALLFSCSVARAACDPKIVNIGAVLSTRKHEQMFREAVNQANKRHGSWKIQLNATSVTHKPNAIQMALSVCEDLISSQVYAILVSHPPTPNDHFTPTPVSYTAGFYRIPVLGLTTRMSIYSDKSIHLSFLRTVPPYSHQSSVWFEMMRVYSWNHIILLVSDDHEGRAAQKRLETLLEERESKAEKVLQFDPGTKNVTALLMEAKELEARVIILSASEDDAATVYRAAAMLNMTGSGYVWLVGEREISGNALRYAPDGILGLQLINGKNESAHISDAVGVVAQAVHELLEKENITDPPRGCVGNTNIWKTGPLFKRVLMSSKYADGVTGRVEFNEDGDRKFANYSIMNLQNRKLVQVGIYNGTHVIPNDRKIIWPGGETEKPRGYQMSTRLKIVTIHQEPFVYVKPTLSDGTCKEEFTVNGDPVKKVICTGPNDTSPGSPRHTVPQCCYGFCIDLLIKLARTMNFTYEVHLVADGKFGTQERVNNSNKKEWNGMMGELLSGQADMIVAPLTINNERAQYIEFSKPFKYQGLTILVKKEIPRSTLDSFMQPFQSTLWLLVGLSVHVVAVMLYLLDRFSPFGRFKVNSEEEEEDALTLSSAMWFSWGVLLNSGIGEGAPRSFSARILGMVWAGFAMIIVASYTANLAAFLVLDRPEERITGINDPRLRNPSDKFIYATVKQSSVDIYFRRQVELSTMYRHMEKHNYESAAEAIQAVRDNKLHAFIWDSAVLEFEASQKCDLVTTGELFFRSGFGIGMRKDSPWKQNVSLSILKSHENGFMEDLDKTWVRYQECDSRSNAPATLTFENMAGVFMLVAGGIVAGIFLIFIEIAYKRHKDARRKQMQLAFAAVNVWRKNLQDRKSGRAEPDPKKKATFRAITSTLASSFKRRRSSKDTQYHPTDITGPLNLSDPSVSTVV; encoded by the exons ATGAGCACCATGCGCCTGCTGACGCTCGCCCTGCTGTTCTCCTGCTCCGTTGCCCGTGCGGCGTGCGACCCCAAGATCGTCAACATTGGCGCGGTGCTGAGCACGCGGAAGCACGAGCAGATGTTCCGCGAAGCCGTGAACCAGGCCAACAAGCGGCACGGCTCCTGGAAGATTCAGCTCAATGCCACCTCCGTCACGCACAAGCCCAACGCCATCCAGATGGCTCTTTCGGTGTGCGAGGACCTCATCTCCAGCCAG GTCTACGCCATCCTAGTTAGCCATCCACCTACCCCCAACGACCACTTCACTCCCACCCCTGTCTCCTACACAGCCGGCTTCTACCGCATCCCCGTGCTGGGGCTGACCACCCGCATGTCCATCTACTCGGACAAG AGCATCCACCTGAGCTTCCTGCGCACCGTGCCGCCCTACTCCCACCAGTCGAGCGTGTGGTTTGAGATGATGCGTGTCTACAGCTGGAACCACATCATCCTGCTGGTCAGCGACGACCACGAGGGCCGGGCGGCTCAGAAGCGCCTGGAGACGCTGCTGGAGGAGCGTGAGTCCAAG GCAGAGAAGGTGCTGCAGTTTGACCCAGGGACCAAGAACGTGACGGCCCTGCTGATGGAGGCGAAAGAGCTGGAAGCCCGGGTCATCATCCTTTCTGCCAG CGAGGACGATGCTGCCACTGTATACCGCGCAGCCGCAATGCTGAACATGACGGGCTCCGGGTACGTGTGGCTGGTCGGGGAGCGCGAGATCTCGGGGAACGCCCTGCGCTACGCCCCGGACG GTATCCTCGGGCTGCAGCTCATTAACGGCAAGAACGAGTCGGCCCACATCAGCGACGCCGTGGGCGTGGTGGCCCAGGCCGTGCACGAGCTCCTCGAGAAGGAGAACATCACCGACCCGCCGCGGGGCTGCGTGGGCAACACCAACATCTGGAAGACCGGGCCGCTCTTTAAGAG AGTGCTGATGTCTTCCAAGTATGCGGACGGGGTGACCGGTCGTGTGGAGTTCAATGAGGATGGGGACCGGAAGTTCGCCAACTACAGCATCATGAACCTGCAGAACCGCAAGCTGGTGCAAGTGGGCATCTACAACGGCACCCAT GTCATCCCTAATGACAGGAAGATCATCTGGCCAGGCGGAGAGACAGAGAAGCCTCGAGGGTACCAGATGTCCACCAGACTGAAG aTTGTGACGATCCACCAGGAGCCCTTCGTGTACGTCAAGCCCACGCTGAGTGATGGGACATGCAAGGAGGAGTTCACAGTCAACGGCGACCCAGTCAAGAAGGTGATCTGCACCGGGCCCAATGACACGTCGCCGGGCAGCC CCCGCCACACGGTGCCTCAGTGTTGCTACGGCTTTTGCATCGACCTGCTCATCAAGCTGGCACGGACCATGAACTTCACCTACGAGGTGCACCTGGTGGCAGATGGCAAGTTCGGCACACAGGAGCGG GtgaacaacagcaacaagaaggagtggaatgggatgatGGGCGAGCTGCTCAGCGGGCAGGCGGACATGATCGTGGCGCCGCTAACCATAAACAACGAGCGCGCGCAGTACATCGAGTTTTCCAAGCCCTTCAAGTACCAGGGCCTGACTATTCTGGTCAAGAAG GAGATCCCCCGGAGCACGCTGGACTCGTTCATGCAGCCGTTCCAGAGCACACTGTGGCTGCTGGTGGGGCTGTCGGTGCACGTGGTGGCCGTGATGCTGTACCTGCTGGACCGCTTCAG CCCCTTCGGCCGGTTCAAGGTGAAcagcgaggaggaggaggaggacgcaTTGACCCTGTCCTCGGCCATGTGGTTCTCCTGGGGCGTCCTGCTCAACTCCGGCATCGGGGAAG GCGCCCCCAGAAGCTTCTCGGCGCGCATCCTGGGCATGGTGTGGGCCGGCTTTGCCATGATCATCGTGGCCTCCTACACCGCCAACCTGGCGGCCTTCCTGGTGCTGGACCGGCCGGAGGAGCGCATCACGGGCATCAACGACCCTCGG CTGAGGAACCCCTCGGACAAATTTATCTACGCCACGGTGAAGCAGAGCTCCGTGGACATCTACTTCCGGCGCCAGGTGGAGCTGAGCACCATGTACCGGCATATGGAGAAGCACAACTACGAGAGTGCGGCGGAGGCCATCCAGGCCGTGAGAGACAA CAAGCTGCATGCCTTCATCTGGGACTCCGCGGTGCTGGAGTTCGAGGCCTCGCAGAAGTGCGACCTGGTGACGACTGGAGAGCTGTTCTTCCGCTCGGGCTTCGGCATAGGCATGCGCAAAGACAGCCCCTGGAAGCAGAACGTCTCCCTGTCCATCCTCAA GTCCCATGAGAATGGCTTCATGGAAGACCTGGACAAGACGTGGGTTCGGTATCAGGAATGTGACTCGCGCAGCAACGCCCCTGCGACCCTTACTTTTGAGAACATGGCAG GGGTCTTCATGCTAGTAGCTGGGGGCATCGTGGCCGGGATCTTCCTGATTTTCATTGAGATTGCCTACAAGCGGCACAAGGATGCTCGCCGGAAGCAGATGCAGCTGGCCTTTGCAGCCGTGAACGTGTGGAGGAAGAACCTGCAG GATAGAAAGAGTGGTAGAGCAGAGCCTGACCCTAAAAAGAAAGCCACATTTAGGGCTATCACCTCCACCCTGGCTTCCAGCTTCAAGAGACGTAGGTCCTCCAAAGACACG CAGTACCATCCCACTGATATCACGGGCCCGCTCAACCTCTCAGATCCCTCGGTCAGCACCGTGGTGTGA